From the Eschrichtius robustus isolate mEscRob2 chromosome 19, mEscRob2.pri, whole genome shotgun sequence genome, the window ACATATCTAAAGAGGATATAActattttttcagtctttttggcAGGGAAGGGCTAGGGCAGAGAATGTTCTTGCCTTCCATAAAGGACACCTTTCTTTCTGCTCACTGGCCTGATTTCTGCCCCCATCGTCCTGCAGCCCACCTGGGGCAGGCTGCTTTGCTCTTCTGAGAGTTACCCTTTTCAGTCCAAAGTACCTCTGACATCATTTCTGGAGACCACAGTTCCTTGCTACCATCTAATGCTAATCATGCAGCTTTGGCTGCTCAGGCCTTCCAGGGGGCAGAATAAAGAGCTGGCTGTGGTGTGAGCTGCCACGGGGAAGATAAGCCTCAAGGTGGAAGTCTCCAAGTGCAAAGTAGCTTCTCTCAAAATGGTAACATGCCCTTCTTTTGCAGCCTGCTGCCAAATGCTGGAGGTTCTCCTGAACTTGCTGATCCTGGCCTGCAGCTCTGTGTCTTACAGTTCCACAGGGGGCTACACGGGCATCACCAGCCTGGGGGGCATTTACTACTACCAGTACGGAGGGGCTTACAGTGGTTTCGATGGTGCTGACGGGGAGAAAGCTCAGCAGCTGGACGTCCAGTTCTACCAGCTAAAGCTGCCCATGGTCACTGTGGCAATGGCCTGCAGCGGAGCCCTCATGGCCTTCTGCTGCCTCCTCATCGCCATGGGCGTCCTGCGGGTCCCGTGGCATTGCCCCCTATGGCTGGTGATTGAAGGCTTGTTGGACGTGCTCATTGCCGGGGCATACATCCCAGCCTTGTACTTCTACTTCCACAACCTCTCAGCTGCCTACGCCTCTCCCGTGTGTAAGGAGAGGGAGGCGCTGTACCAGAGGAAAGGATACAGTGGCTTCAGCTGCAGTTTCCATGGGGGAGACATAGGTGCTGGAATCTTTGCCGCCCTGGGCATTGGGCTCTTTGCCGTGGGGGCCGTGCTAGCCATCAGGGGTTACCGAAAGGTTAGGAAGCTGAAAGAGAAGCCTGCGGAAATTCTGGAGTTTTAGGCTTTTTAAAACGTTCCGAAAAACTTGAGTGATGGAAGTTACTCTGAACCACTGTCTTTCGTGGAATATTTTGTTGTGGAACCTGCCAACCCTTGGAAAGTAACAGACCAGTTTTAGTTTGCTGGGCCTAGCTCCAGGGTACATGCGGCAGCACTGCCTGATGCAATAAACCCTGGTCCTGGAGCCCTCTGTTGGTGAGGGACTAaccaaaattactttaaaaaacaaaaacaaaacaacaactaaAAACAACCAAAACTAGAGCCCAGGACCCACAAGGAAAAGGCATATGCTGCAGCAAAATGCACTTCTTGAGTGAATAAAGGGAGATGATAACCAAGTGAATTTGAAGAACCTTATCCTCAAAGCTCGTGAAGAGCCACACAGACATGAAAAAACATTTCAGCCTGAAGTTCTCTAAACACAGCTGTCTTAAGCAGATTAGCCTCGAAGTTTTTCCTCACTGAACTCTAGGCCCTTCACTTCCTTAATGCTCTGGATGGCAGGGGTTGGGGATGCCTGGGAAACTGCTGCTGTAACATAGAAGCTGGAGGGAGACGTGGGCTGAGGAAAGAGGAATCAGATTAATTCACTGGGTTGCAAAGGAGGTATTCTAACAAGCCCCTTACAGTGGCCTTGAAAGCTCAATAAGTGTTTTGTACCTCTTGTAAATGTACCATTGTACAACGAATTCAACCCGACATCTGGAATTCAGGATCCATCCAAAATTAAAGAAAGTAAAATCTTTCCCAGGAGAAGTATGCTACTTTTGGCCAGACAACTTCATGGGTTCTTACTGCATGTTAAATTAGGACTTATGGCCCATTATAATATATTCTTGGTACAAGTGAATATGTTCTTTGCTTTATGTGACTGCaataaaaatccaaagaaaaattttaatttggagGTGACGGTTCTCTTTACAATAcgtttataatattattttcttctcacATTTAAAAGGTAAGTTCCATTTGGGTTTACAAAAGGAAatacatatagttgcttgtatatGATTAGAAAACTTCTTGAAGAATATATAAGAATGTATTAACAGTATTTGCTTCtggagaggaaattaaaaattttcttttcattttatgtaaGACTTGACTGCACATGTCTTAgtcttattttagaaaaaaatgttttaatttgatTTGCTTTCCTCAGTTTTTTCACATTTACAGTGAAAAGGCAGATAGTAGATGTTTAGTTAAGCAGAGTATTAAATGATCAGCCACAAAAGCAGCCTCACCCAAAAAGAtgctattttacaataaaaatctcCTGTCTGTTTCAGTTTCCACTTCCCTCTACAGTTTATCCCTCCATAGGGATAAACTGCTAGCTCTAGTAGGccactcttttcttttcccctgatGTCTGTGAATCTTTCTGCACTAACAGCATGCTTGGAAATACTTGAACCTGTTCGATGTTTTCAGCAAAGCCAGGTCAGGCCTGGCTGGTGCTCTGATAATATCCAGTGGCTGTATTTCTTCATCACTGGCCCCAACAACAGACCATTATTCCTCTTGATTGTTGCAGTCAGTGGAGTGGTTGACAAGGTCTAGCAATAGATATATTACATTTCAGCCCGGCAGATATGTGCTGCGTGGATTATGCCGCTGCTGTTTTGGCAGAATCTTGTCCCAGAAGGAAACATTCAGGTTGCCCACATCTTGTAGTAGCACAGTATCCCTGCTTCCCTTCAGGGGGTGAGAGACTAACTGCATGCAGAAGGAAAACCAAGGCAGAGAAAGGTGTTGGGTGGGGTAGATAGCTACTCCCAGTGAATTAGAATGATGTCTGGGTCAATTAACTTGCCCTGCTTGTAGGGAGAGAGTAGCCAGTAGTTTATGGTGCCTGGGAGGAGAGTGGGCAGTTCTGGTCTGATGTTATTTTCAGATTTAAATTAGAGGAATGTAGCTTCTCAAGTGTCAGAACCCTTAACTGCGGCGTTCCGTGGACCTCCTAGGAATTTGTGTGGGCCCAGCAGGAGATGGAATCAGCAAGCCCAGTAGCTGTTGCCTAAGTACATTAGACATACTGGTCTTTAGCCGCCCAGTTTATAAACGTTGTGGTACCCCCTTGTGTATTAGAGGGTTTTCCTGACTTCTGGGAAACCATGCTTTTCATAAAtttgtcccttttctttttttttttttttttttttaatatttatttatttattttggctgcaccgggtcttaattgcggcatgcgggatctagttccccaaccagggactgaacgccaggccccctgcattgcgagCGCGGAGTTttccccactggaccaccaaggaagtccctgtcccTTTTCTTCTTAAATCTCTTATTAatccccttcatttttttttttttttttttttggctgcattgggtcttcattgctgcgcacgggctttctctagttgcggcgagcgggggctactcttcatttcagttcccgggcttcttattgtgatggctagtcttgttgcggagcacgagctctaggcgcccgggcttcattagttgcagcacgtgggctcagtagttgtggcacgcaggctcagtagttgtggcatgcaggctctagagcgcaggctcagttgctctgcggcatgtgggatcttccaggaccaggggtcgaacccgtgtcccctgcattggcaggt encodes:
- the MARVELD3 gene encoding MARVEL domain-containing protein 3 isoform X1, coding for MEHTSGNRESRARPRERDPDRHPRPDRDRHPERQRDRAGDRRRERNGGGRRDGDRDRGRDREPRQDRHRAGDHRSGEQRVWEQSRQSRTRDGPRRPTWDAAPPPWPAPWETPDPPPLRKEGLGRRGPESEPTSGRYPLSTPRPGLEEVEYYQSEAEGLLECHKCRYLCTGRACCQMLEVLLNLLILACSSVSYSSTGGYTGITSLGGIYYYQYGGAYSGFDGADGEKAQQLDVQFYQLKLPMVTVAMACSGALMAFCCLLIAMGVLRVPWHCPLWLVIEGLLDVLIAGAYIPALYFYFHNLSAAYASPVCKEREALYQRKGYSGFSCSFHGGDIGAGIFAALGIGLFAVGAVLAIRGYRKVRKLKEKPAEILEF